The proteins below come from a single Vibrio natriegens NBRC 15636 = ATCC 14048 = DSM 759 genomic window:
- a CDS encoding PLP-dependent aminotransferase family protein: protein MNRYRQLAELFKTQIQQNTWRAGEKLPSVRVTSRNHSVSAGTVLQAYQLLEAQGWVSAKPQSGYYVTAELERFEASNEVVPAYRSSFNDELYDYLKHQGLPDAVRLGSAFPDASLFPFEALNRNLASSGRKMGPESLLDNMPPGSESLRRLIAQRYIQQGILITHEDIVITSGALEALNLSLQAVTQPGDTVVVESPAFYGALQAIERLGLKAIEVSVDSQNGHDLEQLEAIFAKHAVRACWLMVNFHNPTGALLSDEQKERIVRMAEQHDVYLIEDDVYSELYFTANKPTSLKTFDTQGRVLHCSSLSKSLCPGYRLGWVVNHRFNEPIQKLQLISTLSGSAPIQQGIAHYLQNDSYDNHLRKLRKIMQQRQSLFIELIQRYLPQNLIYNVPEGGYFVWVKLPNGTDSKSIYQALLQQQITVAYGKLFSSDTKFKNYLRLNTSMPLDGALENAIKKIGELLTTV from the coding sequence ATGAATCGATACCGTCAATTAGCTGAGCTGTTTAAAACTCAGATTCAGCAGAATACATGGAGAGCAGGGGAGAAGCTGCCATCTGTGCGTGTGACCAGCCGTAATCATTCAGTGAGTGCGGGGACGGTATTACAGGCTTACCAGTTACTGGAAGCTCAGGGCTGGGTAAGTGCTAAACCTCAATCCGGCTATTATGTTACGGCCGAATTAGAGCGTTTTGAGGCAAGCAATGAAGTCGTGCCAGCTTATCGCTCTAGCTTCAATGATGAGCTTTACGATTATCTTAAACATCAAGGATTGCCCGATGCAGTGCGTTTGGGCTCCGCGTTTCCCGACGCCAGTTTATTTCCTTTCGAAGCCTTAAACCGCAACCTCGCCAGCTCTGGCCGTAAAATGGGGCCAGAAAGCTTGCTTGATAACATGCCTCCGGGGAGTGAGTCATTACGTCGTTTGATCGCGCAACGGTACATACAGCAAGGCATATTGATTACGCACGAAGATATTGTGATCACCTCTGGCGCGCTCGAGGCGTTGAATCTGAGCTTGCAAGCGGTTACTCAGCCCGGAGATACGGTTGTTGTGGAGTCACCGGCTTTTTATGGTGCGCTTCAAGCGATAGAACGTCTTGGGCTGAAGGCAATCGAGGTTTCTGTAGACAGCCAAAACGGGCATGATCTTGAACAGCTTGAAGCAATATTTGCAAAACATGCTGTTCGCGCTTGTTGGCTGATGGTTAATTTTCACAACCCGACGGGTGCACTGCTGTCAGATGAACAAAAGGAACGGATTGTCCGGATGGCGGAACAACACGATGTCTACTTGATTGAAGATGATGTCTATTCCGAGCTTTATTTCACGGCAAATAAACCGACGTCTCTTAAAACTTTTGACACGCAAGGGCGAGTGCTTCACTGCTCCTCACTCTCTAAGAGTCTCTGTCCGGGGTATCGGCTAGGATGGGTCGTAAACCATCGCTTTAACGAGCCGATCCAAAAGCTACAACTTATCTCTACTTTGTCGGGTAGTGCACCGATTCAGCAAGGTATCGCCCATTATCTGCAAAATGACAGCTACGACAATCACTTGAGAAAGCTTCGAAAAATCATGCAACAGCGCCAAAGCTTGTTCATTGAACTTATACAACGCTACTTGCCCCAAAACCTGATTTATAACGTACCTGAAGGTGGCTACTTTGTATGGGTTAAGTTGCCAAATGGGACGGACAGCAAGTCGATTTATCAAGCTTTGTTGCAACAACAGATAACTGTGG